One genomic window of Malaciobacter molluscorum LMG 25693 includes the following:
- a CDS encoding WG repeat-containing protein — MKLKVIIIELFIIFLFVGCTANNSLQIVNQNNKFGLYNVDTNKTQIPTIYDDLILMKNYNSKNEQFSSKNVFNLHWVHSRDTKEYYIYEYKELYGIISEDNKLIFEPIFSEISDFYQGVAVVKENDKYGYINKKFELIQKPTYSDARDFIEKISFVKSFINNKYACINPNMKLLSDFIYDKVFDFSEGLARVLKDNKWGFINIECKEVIPAKFDFASDFIGEKAKILDGNKSYFIDKNNIK, encoded by the coding sequence ATGAAATTGAAGGTTATTATAATAGAGTTATTTATAATATTTTTATTTGTAGGATGTACGGCAAATAATAGTTTACAAATAGTTAATCAAAATAATAAGTTTGGACTTTATAATGTAGATACAAATAAAACTCAAATTCCTACAATATATGATGATTTGATTTTGATGAAAAACTATAATTCTAAAAATGAGCAGTTTTCTTCTAAAAATGTATTTAATTTACACTGGGTTCATAGTAGAGATACAAAAGAGTATTATATTTATGAGTATAAAGAGTTATATGGAATAATTAGTGAAGATAATAAACTTATATTTGAACCAATATTTAGTGAAATATCTGATTTTTATCAAGGTGTTGCAGTAGTGAAAGAAAATGATAAATATGGATATATAAATAAAAAATTTGAACTTATTCAAAAGCCTACTTATAGTGATGCTAGAGATTTTATAGAAAAAATATCTTTTGTTAAATCTTTTATAAATAATAAATATGCTTGTATTAATCCTAATATGAAACTTTTATCAGATTTTATTTATGATAAAGTATTTGATTTTTCTGAAGGTTTAGCAAGAGTATTAAAAGATAATAAATGGGGATTTATTAATATAGAATGTAAAGAAGTAATCCCTGCTAAATTTGATTTTGCATCTGACTTTATTGGTGAAAAAGCAAAAATATTAGATGGTAATAAATCATATTTTATAGATAAAAATAATATAAAGTAA
- a CDS encoding AI-2E family transporter, translated as MEEKTNVQNYFYYLATAVVIIAGIKAASEIVIILLLSIFIASILSAFLKILEDKKVPKFIAYVILLFVLTIITFLLSYMVNSSLASFSANLPTYETKIKSSIIKIISYIENYGFAIDKEQILKTLNFSYFFNFTTGLLGNISAVFSKALLVFIGIAFILSESKLLEKKLKVIFKSDHNRLSNFKLFSQNLQKYFIVKTFTSFLTGLFIFIALIFFNIEYPILWAIIGFLFNFIPVIGSIVAAIPAILLSFITGNFEITIWLIIVYMVINITISNVLEPKFMGKELGLSPMVIFFSLIFWGWILGIVGMFLAVPITMTLKIAFESTNNTKWIGVLLSDLNTKRKRH; from the coding sequence ATGGAAGAAAAAACAAATGTTCAAAACTATTTTTATTATTTAGCAACAGCAGTTGTAATAATAGCAGGAATTAAAGCAGCATCAGAAATCGTAATAATTCTTTTATTATCAATTTTTATAGCATCAATTTTATCAGCATTTTTAAAAATTTTAGAAGATAAAAAAGTGCCAAAGTTTATAGCTTATGTTATTTTACTTTTTGTACTTACAATTATAACTTTTCTTTTAAGTTATATGGTAAATAGTTCATTGGCTAGTTTTAGTGCAAATCTTCCTACTTATGAAACAAAAATCAAGTCATCAATTATAAAAATAATATCATATATTGAAAATTATGGTTTTGCTATTGATAAAGAACAAATTTTAAAAACATTAAATTTTAGTTATTTTTTTAACTTCACCACAGGATTGTTAGGAAATATAAGTGCAGTCTTTTCTAAAGCTTTATTAGTATTTATAGGAATTGCTTTTATTCTGTCTGAATCAAAACTTCTAGAGAAAAAATTGAAAGTTATATTTAAAAGTGATCATAATAGATTATCAAACTTTAAATTGTTTTCTCAAAATCTACAAAAATATTTTATTGTTAAAACTTTTACTAGTTTTCTTACTGGATTGTTTATTTTTATTGCATTAATATTTTTTAATATAGAATATCCTATTTTATGGGCAATTATTGGATTCTTATTTAATTTTATTCCAGTAATTGGTTCTATTGTTGCTGCAATTCCTGCAATATTGTTATCTTTTATTACTGGCAATTTTGAAATAACAATTTGGTTGATAATTGTTTATATGGTTATAAATATCACTATAAGTAATGTTTTGGAACCTAAATTTATGGGTAAAGAATTAGGTTTATCTCCTATGGTTATTTTCTTTTCACTAATATTTTGGGGTTGGATTTTAGGAATAGTTGGAATGTTTTTAGCTGTTCCTATAACTATGACACTTAAAATTGCATTTGAATCAACTAATAATACAAAATGGATAGGTGTATTATTGTCTGATTTAAATACAAAAAGAAAAAGACATTAG
- a CDS encoding ankyrin repeat domain-containing protein — MKSYILGFLVFILLSGCATSNFNRKEESITLNKNDILLAVRINDYDKVKTLMNKKNINNVDTLGYTPLHIAVRNNNIEIAKLLIDNGANLDKKDNFKDTALLDAVKNNYVDMSKLLICNGANINIKDKKSLTTKDYIKQLNNSFLLELINSNNKELLCKENEALNNEFEDISAQQTIEEEKKIVKKELISIDNYHLLNNKKPKICGNILDLNTNNIVLSIKDKTYKVNIENNRWCSKIDNPLKNGVYTIKVMATYDNFKDIKEEEISIYVLDELNQELKNEFLLELPSWGALLDENSLTITFSSKNSFFENNELKDNIKKSLDEFIPKYVKVLRKYENQIVNIIILSNEKLSEDGTVESAQKVYDYLKNIKNKTVQNNIIWIEKNIFADENMNIKDRKNSIIKFKIEVAKD; from the coding sequence ATGAAAAGTTATATTTTAGGATTTTTAGTTTTTATTTTATTATCAGGATGTGCAACTTCAAATTTTAATAGAAAAGAAGAAAGTATAACTTTAAATAAAAATGATATTTTATTAGCTGTTCGAATAAATGATTATGATAAAGTCAAAACACTTATGAATAAAAAGAATATTAATAATGTTGATACTTTAGGTTATACTCCTTTGCATATTGCAGTGAGAAATAACAATATTGAAATTGCAAAATTGCTTATAGATAATGGTGCTAATTTAGATAAAAAAGATAATTTTAAAGATACAGCATTATTAGATGCAGTTAAAAATAATTATGTAGATATGTCTAAACTTCTAATTTGTAATGGTGCAAATATTAATATAAAAGATAAAAAAAGTCTAACAACAAAAGATTATATAAAGCAGTTAAATAATAGTTTTTTATTAGAGTTAATTAATTCAAATAATAAAGAGTTATTGTGCAAAGAAAATGAAGCTTTAAACAATGAATTTGAAGATATAAGTGCACAACAAACAATTGAAGAAGAGAAAAAAATAGTTAAAAAAGAGTTAATTTCTATTGATAATTATCATTTATTAAATAATAAAAAACCAAAAATTTGTGGAAATATTCTTGATTTGAATACTAATAATATTGTTCTATCAATAAAAGATAAAACTTATAAAGTAAATATAGAAAATAATAGATGGTGCTCTAAAATAGATAATCCTCTTAAAAATGGTGTTTATACAATAAAAGTAATGGCTACTTATGATAATTTTAAAGATATAAAAGAAGAAGAGATTTCAATTTATGTTTTAGATGAATTAAATCAAGAATTAAAAAATGAGTTTTTACTTGAATTACCTTCATGGGGTGCATTATTAGATGAAAATAGTTTGACAATTACTTTTTCAAGTAAGAATAGCTTTTTTGAAAATAATGAATTAAAAGATAATATTAAAAAATCATTGGATGAATTTATTCCAAAATATGTAAAAGTATTGAGAAAATATGAAAATCAGATTGTAAATATAATAATACTTTCTAATGAAAAATTATCTGAAGATGGAACTGTTGAAAGTGCTCAAAAAGTTTATGATTATTTAAAAAATATCAAAAATAAAACTGTTCAAAATAATATAATTTGGATAGAAAAGAATATATTTGCTGATGAAAATATGAATATAAAAGATAGAAAAAATAGTATTATTAAATTTAAGATAGAAGTAGCTAAAGATTAG
- a CDS encoding HlyD family type I secretion periplasmic adaptor subunit, which yields MSEQKNKFQNKIFNNFIKKAKKINPIKFIKNIYGLDENKKEDLDFVYTSYSYANEEPTYVSKIVFSIVVGVLTLFVLWASFAKIDEVAKGDGKVIPYDKVQSVQSFDGGIISEILIKEGQQVKKGDPLLKIDTTRFRSSFEENKQAYLSLMAVKVRLEAEANIDINKPIPKLEFPKEILENGQEYAASERSLLYSQYNELKSSVDVLKNQLGQKEQELKEVQYTIKNLRKSFRIIKEQRRTIQLLAQKGAKSKYDVLNIEKEYNKTSGDLDAALLSVPRSKLAIKEAKFKIEEKINTFKREASDTLQKTIGELNKVKAKLIADKDKVAKTILKSPVDGTVKQIYLNTIGGVVQSGMDLVEIVPNSSSLLVEAKIDPKDIAFINPSHKAIVKITAYDFSIYGGLDGKIVDISADSIVDKESKDQKSYYRVVVKTDKNFLEKDGRKLPIIPGMVASVDIITGKKTILDFILKPILKVKQNALTER from the coding sequence ATGAGTGAACAAAAAAATAAATTTCAAAATAAAATATTTAATAATTTTATAAAAAAAGCAAAAAAAATAAATCCAATAAAATTCATAAAAAATATATATGGATTAGATGAGAATAAAAAAGAAGATTTAGATTTTGTATATACAAGTTATAGTTATGCAAATGAAGAACCTACATATGTTTCAAAAATAGTATTTTCTATTGTTGTGGGTGTTTTAACTCTTTTTGTTCTTTGGGCATCTTTTGCAAAAATTGATGAGGTAGCAAAGGGAGATGGTAAAGTAATTCCTTATGATAAAGTTCAAAGTGTTCAATCTTTTGATGGTGGTATTATTTCAGAAATTTTGATAAAAGAGGGACAACAAGTAAAAAAAGGTGATCCTTTATTAAAAATTGATACTACAAGATTTAGATCATCTTTTGAGGAAAATAAACAAGCTTATTTAAGTTTAATGGCTGTAAAAGTTAGATTAGAAGCAGAAGCAAATATTGATATAAATAAACCTATACCAAAATTAGAATTTCCTAAAGAAATTTTAGAAAATGGACAAGAGTATGCAGCCTCTGAACGAAGTCTTTTATATAGTCAATATAATGAATTAAAATCTTCAGTAGATGTTTTGAAAAATCAATTAGGACAAAAAGAGCAAGAATTAAAAGAAGTTCAATATACAATCAAAAATTTAAGAAAGAGTTTTAGAATTATAAAAGAGCAAAGAAGAACTATACAATTATTGGCTCAAAAAGGTGCAAAATCTAAATATGATGTTTTAAATATAGAAAAAGAGTATAACAAAACAAGTGGTGATTTGGATGCTGCACTTTTATCTGTTCCAAGATCTAAATTAGCAATAAAAGAAGCAAAATTTAAAATAGAAGAAAAAATAAATACTTTTAAAAGAGAAGCTTCTGATACTTTGCAAAAAACAATAGGTGAATTAAATAAAGTAAAAGCAAAATTAATTGCGGATAAAGATAAAGTTGCAAAAACTATTTTAAAATCACCTGTTGATGGAACAGTTAAACAAATATATTTAAATACAATTGGTGGAGTTGTTCAATCTGGTATGGATTTGGTAGAAATTGTTCCTAATAGTAGTAGTTTATTAGTTGAAGCAAAAATTGATCCAAAAGATATTGCCTTTATAAATCCAAGCCATAAAGCAATAGTAAAAATTACAGCATATGATTTTTCAATTTATGGTGGATTAGATGGAAAGATAGTTGATATTTCAGCAGATAGTATTGTTGATAAAGAATCAAAAGATCAAAAAAGTTATTATAGAGTTGTTGTAAAAACAGATAAAAATTTTTTAGAAAAAGATGGTAGAAAATTACCTATTATCCCTGGTATGGTTGCAAGTGTCGATATTATAACAGGAAAGAAAACAATTTTAGATTTTATTTTAAAACCTATTTTAAAAGTAAAACAAAATGCATTAACAGAAAGATAG
- a CDS encoding response regulator transcription factor — protein MQNINIKEVLKNMTILYIEDEKSIRENLTKMLTLLFKKCLSFENGKDAINYFENNKVDILLTDINLVDINGIDIIKKIRQTNEDIPIILLTAYLETDYLLDAIKYEVTEYLNKPINFELLLKSFEKAAKKIVSKGNYFFTLNNNLEYRFLNKELFDKENNKSISLTSNELKFFELLIKNSNRVVTYDEIKNEVWSNSLEVTDSAFKNLLTKLRQKIGKDIILNISKVGYKLNI, from the coding sequence TTGCAAAATATTAATATTAAAGAAGTCCTTAAAAACATGACAATTTTGTATATTGAAGATGAAAAGAGTATAAGAGAAAATCTTACAAAAATGTTAACATTATTATTTAAAAAGTGTCTTAGTTTTGAAAATGGAAAAGACGCAATAAATTATTTTGAAAATAATAAAGTTGATATTTTACTTACTGATATTAACTTAGTTGATATAAATGGAATTGATATAATCAAAAAAATAAGACAAACAAATGAAGATATTCCAATTATATTACTTACTGCATATTTAGAAACTGATTATCTACTTGATGCAATAAAATATGAAGTAACTGAATATTTAAATAAGCCCATTAATTTTGAACTTTTATTAAAATCATTTGAAAAAGCTGCAAAAAAAATAGTATCTAAAGGAAATTATTTTTTTACTTTAAATAATAATTTAGAATATAGATTTTTAAATAAAGAACTATTTGATAAAGAAAATAACAAAAGTATATCTTTAACTTCTAATGAATTAAAATTCTTTGAACTTTTAATAAAAAATAGTAATAGAGTTGTTACATATGATGAAATTAAAAATGAAGTTTGGAGCAATAGTCTTGAAGTTACAGATTCTGCTTTCAAAAATTTACTAACAAAACTAAGACAAAAAATAGGTAAAGACATCATTTTAAATATCTCTAAAGTGGGATATAAACTAAATATATAA
- a CDS encoding TolC family protein yields MKKFFVFFTFTLLLLNNLYALSLKESVERTLISNPDVMAERKNQEAYRYYVDEKQSKYLPTLDLSAFAEKSKVKDKYEDKDHTDTSKKGYNIGLTLRQLIYDGGLTPSEIGEMKHQNLSNKYRSLNAIENTVLETSKAYTALVKFNELMSLSEEMIKTNKNNLKIAKQKEEISGEVLETYQVSSKLHFATDKYYEEENSKQQQLNALKKYVGIDIKTPVCRPVINEKNIPNKLTDVIKKAVLSNYEIKEQLEKIRVQREKVEQNKASFLPTIDIELKASRDSDIELDGNGEEDENYARLNFNWNLFNGGANKVKDTQQKLFLQEQKKTLDEITNKVIQDVKDKYYRYQNDKKRVDVLKKYVDANANIVEVYKNEFEAGTRTFVDILNAQTELYQSTQSLIEREYSLFDNYYDLLYSLSKIGDSILRSKDQDCSKIKPRVYKIEPDKKREEFSDELKELLETNSSDIQENEISTASTQLYTLPKKEKNNKNLKEFLNRQNDDYTINLATVETKMLNDYLKKNNLIGKVIAFPIGKNKMNSKVLLGIFTKYSKAKEALNNLSKDILSSNPYVDNIAKHQELYRKYN; encoded by the coding sequence ATGAAAAAGTTTTTTGTATTCTTTACTTTTACATTACTTTTACTTAATAATTTATATGCATTAAGTTTAAAAGAAAGTGTCGAAAGAACACTTATCTCAAATCCTGATGTGATGGCAGAGAGAAAAAACCAAGAAGCTTATAGATATTATGTTGATGAAAAACAGAGTAAATATTTACCAACTCTTGATTTAAGTGCATTTGCTGAAAAATCAAAAGTAAAAGACAAATATGAAGATAAAGACCACACAGATACTTCAAAAAAGGGATATAACATTGGTCTTACTTTAAGACAATTAATTTATGATGGGGGACTAACTCCTAGCGAAATAGGGGAGATGAAACATCAAAATCTATCAAATAAATATAGAAGTTTAAACGCTATTGAAAATACTGTATTAGAGACTTCTAAAGCATATACAGCTTTGGTTAAATTTAATGAACTTATGTCTTTATCTGAAGAGATGATAAAAACTAATAAAAATAACTTAAAAATTGCAAAACAAAAAGAAGAGATAAGTGGTGAAGTTTTAGAAACATATCAAGTTTCTTCAAAATTACATTTTGCAACAGATAAATATTATGAAGAAGAAAATAGTAAACAACAACAACTTAATGCACTAAAAAAATATGTTGGTATTGATATTAAAACTCCTGTTTGTAGGCCTGTAATAAATGAAAAGAATATCCCAAATAAACTAACAGATGTTATTAAAAAAGCAGTATTATCAAATTATGAAATAAAAGAGCAGTTAGAAAAAATAAGAGTTCAACGAGAAAAAGTAGAACAAAACAAAGCTTCATTTTTACCGACAATTGATATTGAATTAAAAGCAAGTAGAGATAGTGATATAGAACTTGATGGAAATGGTGAAGAAGATGAAAATTATGCAAGATTAAATTTTAATTGGAATTTATTTAATGGTGGAGCAAATAAAGTAAAAGATACACAACAAAAACTTTTTTTACAAGAACAAAAGAAAACTTTGGATGAAATTACAAATAAAGTAATTCAAGATGTAAAAGATAAATATTATAGATATCAAAATGATAAAAAAAGAGTTGATGTTCTTAAAAAATATGTAGATGCAAATGCTAATATTGTAGAAGTTTATAAAAATGAGTTTGAAGCAGGTACAAGAACTTTTGTTGATATTTTAAATGCACAAACAGAATTATATCAATCAACTCAAAGTTTGATTGAAAGAGAATATTCATTATTTGATAATTATTATGATCTTTTATATTCTCTATCAAAAATTGGTGATTCAATTTTAAGATCAAAAGATCAAGATTGTAGTAAAATAAAACCAAGGGTATATAAAATAGAACCAGATAAAAAAAGAGAAGAATTTTCTGATGAATTAAAAGAACTATTAGAAACTAACTCATCTGATATTCAAGAAAATGAAATATCAACTGCATCAACGCAACTTTATACACTACCTAAAAAAGAAAAAAATAATAAAAATCTTAAAGAGTTTTTAAATAGACAAAACGATGATTATACAATCAATTTAGCTACAGTAGAGACAAAAATGTTAAATGACTATTTGAAAAAAAATAATTTAATAGGAAAAGTTATTGCTTTTCCTATTGGAAAAAATAAAATGAATTCAAAGGTTTTATTGGGTATATTTACTAAATATAGTAAAGCAAAAGAGGCTTTAAATAATTTATCAAAAGATATATTATCTTCTAATCCATATGTAGATAATATAGCAAAGCATCAAGAACTTTATCGTAAGTATAACTAA
- a CDS encoding sensor histidine kinase — translation MRQTNLDEFLQLEEKNKKLESKFKEEVRKNQEKEKVLVEQNKMASMGEMLSSIAHQWRQPLMEINSLFIPIEAKAKLENTVNKKELLTAIEKLNEITNYMSNTINDFRNFFSANKQKHKFNLSTQLNSVMNILSTSLKENNINIEIVVKKNPEMYGLKSEYSQVLINIINNAREMLVLRKIKNPLIKITIDKKDDTAIVLIEDNAGGVKITNIQDIFKPFLTFEKSNGTGVGLFMSKVIIEKNMNGYLDVENLQHGALFTIITPLNLIKNN, via the coding sequence ATGCGACAAACAAATCTTGATGAATTTTTACAACTTGAAGAAAAAAATAAAAAATTAGAATCTAAATTCAAAGAAGAAGTTAGAAAAAATCAAGAAAAAGAAAAAGTCTTGGTTGAACAAAATAAGATGGCTTCAATGGGTGAAATGTTATCTTCTATTGCCCATCAATGGAGACAACCTTTAATGGAAATAAATTCTTTATTTATTCCTATTGAAGCTAAAGCAAAATTAGAAAATACAGTTAATAAAAAGGAGTTATTAACAGCAATTGAGAAATTAAATGAGATTACAAATTATATGTCAAATACAATTAATGATTTTAGAAACTTTTTTTCAGCGAATAAACAAAAACATAAATTTAATTTATCTACACAATTAAATTCAGTAATGAATATTCTAAGCACTTCTTTAAAAGAGAATAATATAAATATAGAAATTGTTGTTAAAAAAAATCCAGAAATGTATGGTTTAAAAAGTGAATATTCTCAAGTTTTAATTAATATAATAAATAATGCAAGAGAAATGTTAGTTTTAAGAAAAATAAAAAACCCACTTATAAAAATTACAATTGATAAAAAAGATGATACGGCAATTGTATTAATTGAAGATAATGCAGGTGGAGTTAAAATAACAAATATTCAAGATATTTTTAAGCCATTTTTAACTTTTGAAAAAAGTAATGGTACTGGTGTTGGACTTTTTATGTCAAAAGTTATAATAGAAAAAAATATGAATGGTTATCTTGATGTTGAAAACTTACAACATGGAGCACTTTTTACAATTATTACTCCTCTTAACCTTATAAAAAATAATTAA
- a CDS encoding type I secretion system permease/ATPase: MSNETVNDNKDGTLKNLKDRRQVDDLLECLVFLSKYHKRETSHQSLTFGLPIHKSSMNVDMFLKASKRIGLTTKVVKRAIPNITKLALPSVLILGKGRACVLLDYDIKEKRVEVIIPGLSSGVTTLTLEKLESEYTGELIIVKPEFNFNNRIENEVIVEQPKEWFWGTLKRNRGIYKQVIIVSLFVNMLILATPLFTMNVYDRVLPNNAMETLWALFFGISLAMIFDFILKLLRSYFLGLASKRADTLISNRIFNQLLNIKIDAKPASTGQFVSRLQSFESVREFFTSASIAAAVDFPFILIFITVIFYIGGPLGYITILTVLISVGISWYIQRPLKSIIENSVKEEQIKHTTLIETVTGLEIIKSIRAQNRMRTHWDQAVNKTIHYSDKGQFLSQTITFLTAFISQFSNILIVAAGVYLAGEGEMTMGAIIASMMLNGRVIAPVSQLVGMIIKYDKTMLSLNNLDEVMKMPVEKENKTYISRPNLSGKIEFKDVQFAYKNQNHQTLKNINLTINQGERIAILGKIGSGKSTLLKLLMNLYEPTKGSVLVDGVDIRQIDPVDLRQAVGFVPQEPFLFMGTIKDNITIGEQYVSDEELLRASKVAGLDEFLGKHEAGYDLIVGERGEGLSGGERQSVTLARALISNPNILMLDEPTNSMDRQTEKMFIDRVEKIVEDKTLIVVTHKTSLLRLVNRVIIVENGQIILDGPKEEVFNKMSK, encoded by the coding sequence GTGAGCAATGAAACTGTAAATGACAATAAAGATGGAACATTAAAAAATTTAAAGGATAGAAGACAAGTAGATGACTTATTAGAATGCTTAGTTTTTCTATCAAAATACCATAAAAGAGAGACTTCTCATCAATCTTTGACCTTTGGTTTACCTATTCATAAATCTTCAATGAATGTGGATATGTTTTTAAAAGCTTCAAAAAGAATAGGACTTACTACAAAAGTAGTAAAAAGAGCAATACCAAATATTACAAAACTTGCATTACCTTCTGTATTAATTCTAGGAAAAGGTAGAGCTTGTGTATTATTAGATTATGATATTAAAGAAAAAAGAGTTGAAGTTATAATTCCTGGACTTAGTTCTGGTGTAACAACTCTTACTTTAGAAAAATTAGAATCAGAATATACAGGTGAATTAATAATTGTAAAACCTGAATTTAATTTTAATAATAGAATTGAAAATGAAGTAATAGTTGAACAACCAAAAGAGTGGTTCTGGGGTACTCTAAAAAGAAATAGAGGTATTTATAAACAAGTAATAATAGTATCTTTATTTGTAAATATGCTTATATTAGCAACCCCTTTATTTACTATGAATGTATATGATAGAGTTCTTCCAAATAATGCTATGGAAACTTTATGGGCCTTATTTTTTGGTATATCTTTAGCAATGATTTTTGATTTTATATTAAAACTACTTCGGTCATATTTTTTAGGACTTGCAAGTAAAAGAGCAGATACTTTAATCTCAAATAGAATATTTAATCAATTACTTAATATAAAAATTGATGCTAAACCAGCTTCAACAGGGCAGTTTGTAAGTAGATTACAATCTTTTGAAAGTGTAAGAGAATTTTTTACAAGTGCAAGTATTGCTGCTGCTGTTGATTTTCCATTTATTCTTATTTTTATTACAGTGATTTTTTATATTGGAGGACCTTTAGGTTATATTACAATTTTAACTGTACTTATATCTGTTGGTATTTCTTGGTATATACAAAGACCACTAAAATCAATAATTGAAAATTCAGTAAAAGAAGAGCAGATAAAACATACAACTTTAATTGAAACTGTTACTGGTCTTGAAATTATTAAAAGTATTAGAGCCCAAAATAGAATGAGAACTCATTGGGATCAAGCTGTAAATAAAACTATTCACTACTCTGATAAAGGACAATTCTTATCACAAACTATTACTTTTTTAACTGCTTTTATTTCGCAGTTTTCAAATATTTTAATTGTTGCAGCAGGTGTTTATTTAGCAGGTGAAGGTGAAATGACAATGGGAGCAATCATTGCTTCTATGATGTTAAATGGAAGAGTTATTGCTCCTGTTTCTCAGCTTGTTGGTATGATAATTAAATATGATAAAACAATGTTATCTTTGAATAACCTTGATGAAGTTATGAAAATGCCAGTTGAAAAAGAGAATAAAACTTATATAAGCAGACCAAATTTAAGTGGAAAGATTGAATTTAAAGATGTCCAATTTGCATATAAAAATCAAAATCATCAAACTTTAAAAAATATTAATCTTACTATCAATCAAGGTGAAAGAATTGCAATATTAGGTAAAATTGGTTCTGGAAAATCTACTTTATTAAAGCTTCTTATGAATTTATATGAACCAACTAAAGGTTCTGTATTAGTTGATGGGGTTGATATTAGACAAATTGATCCTGTTGATTTACGACAAGCAGTTGGATTTGTTCCTCAAGAACCATTTTTATTTATGGGAACAATTAAAGATAATATAACAATAGGTGAACAGTATGTTTCTGATGAAGAGTTATTACGAGCTTCAAAAGTAGCAGGACTTGATGAATTTTTAGGTAAGCATGAAGCTGGATATGATTTAATTGTTGGAGAAAGAGGTGAAGGCTTAAGTGGAGGTGAAAGACAATCAGTTACTTTAGCAAGAGCACTTATTTCAAATCCAAATATTTTAATGTTAGATGAACCAACAAATTCAATGGATAGACAAACAGAAAAAATGTTCATAGATAGAGTTGAAAAGATTGTAGAGGATAAAACTTTGATTGTTGTAACTCATAAAACATCACTTTTAAGATTAGTTAATAGAGTTATTATTGTTGAAAATGGACAAATTATACTTGATGGACCTAAAGAAGAAGTATTTAATAAAATGAGTAAATAA